The Faecalibacter sp. LW9 genome has a segment encoding these proteins:
- a CDS encoding HAEPLYID family protein, translating into MRTKITLLLSLFCSFILFGQTNDSISETPPTENLKPKVDHAEPLNIDLMRDLGARKGEAEINVGFGVGAHRNYNEYFGFVEYEWAAADRLGLEVEIPFSFNHANGDAGIPTATPQNKIEGLKLATQYTFLVNEKRKLSMAFAYVHEFELNSFKKLGDKGSVLTGMKMNPVFVAAKNFNQFNTMLYTGPVIEHEYKSGEVEVGATINASMMYVLPNSKNFIGIENNMDIDKDGFHYYLRPQLKLAIQHNLMIGLVTGVPLTRHEPSKLDVMTRIIWEP; encoded by the coding sequence ATGAGAACAAAAATCACCCTACTCCTATCTCTCTTTTGTAGTTTTATATTATTTGGTCAAACCAATGATTCGATATCTGAAACACCGCCCACAGAAAATCTAAAACCAAAAGTAGACCACGCTGAACCTTTAAACATCGACTTGATGCGCGATTTAGGAGCACGTAAAGGTGAAGCCGAAATCAATGTTGGTTTCGGAGTAGGTGCTCACAGAAATTATAACGAATACTTTGGTTTTGTAGAATACGAATGGGCAGCAGCCGATCGTTTAGGATTAGAAGTAGAGATTCCATTTTCGTTTAATCATGCCAATGGTGATGCAGGAATTCCAACTGCTACACCGCAAAATAAAATTGAAGGATTAAAATTGGCCACTCAATATACATTCTTAGTCAATGAAAAGCGTAAATTATCCATGGCATTTGCTTATGTACATGAGTTCGAATTAAATTCATTTAAAAAATTAGGGGATAAAGGAAGTGTATTAACTGGAATGAAAATGAATCCAGTTTTCGTAGCCGCTAAAAACTTTAATCAATTCAATACCATGTTATATACAGGTCCTGTAATTGAACATGAATATAAAAGTGGTGAAGTAGAAGTTGGTGCTACAATTAATGCCAGTATGATGTATGTTTTACCAAATTCAAAAAACTTTATCGGGATTGAAAATAATATGGATATTGATAAAGATGGTTTTCATTACTACTTAAGACCTCAGCTTAAATTGGCTATCCAACACAACCTAATGATCGGTTTAGTTACTGGAGTACCATTAACACGTCATGAACCAAGTAAATTGGATGTGATGACCCGTATTATTTGGGAGCCTTAA
- the leuS gene encoding leucine--tRNA ligase produces the protein MQYNPNEIEPKWQKFWIDNKTFKADNNSDKPKFYVLDMFPYPSGAGLHVGHPLGYIASDIFARYKKLKGFNVLHPIGYDSFGLPAEQYAIQTGQHPAVTTKVNIEGGVDKQGNVIAGYENQLKKIGMGYDWDREIRTSNPEYYKWTQWIFNQLFDSYYDNTTDKAEPISKLVETFKAEGNANVNAVADEDVTIFTADEWNAYSEKEQQAILLKYRLTFLAEAEVNWCADLGTVLANDEVINGLSERGGYPVVRKKMTQWMMRITAYADRLLTGLDGLDWSDAIKEAQRNWIGKSKGASIFFDVVGNEEKIEVFTTRPDTVFGVSYVTLAPEHPLVAEITTEEYKAKVDAYVDYTSKRSERDRLADAKNITGEFTGAYAIHPFTGKQVPIWIGDYVLASYGTGAVMAVPAGDERDFAFANHFNLPIINIFKGQDISEAAFTEKGGFELQDSDFLNGLDYKEAVEKIIAALEEKGVGKGKTNFRLREAVFSRQRYWGEPVPVYFKDGMPYTIPTEALPIILPEVDEYLPTSDGEPPLGRATQWAFDTTTNQVVDNSLINNETIFPIELNTMPGWAGSSWYWLRYMDAKNEEEFVSQSAANYWQNVDLYLGGSEHATGHLLYSRFWQKFLFDKGLVPTDEYAKKLINQGMILGMSAFAYRINGTNTFVSQGLKDQYETTPIHVDVNMLKDGGDELDTDQFKAWREDYANAEFILEDGKFITGREVEKMSKSKYNVLTPDTICDEYGADALRLYEMFLGPLEQSKPWNTQGLSGVYSFLKKFWRLYHSGAEETFFVSDDEPTKEEMKALHQTIKKVDEDVNNFSFNTSVSTFMIAVNELGKLKSNKRAILEPLAIVLSPYAPHIAEELWSKLGHDTSIAEAEFPVFEEKWLVADSKEYPVSFNGKMKFLLELPLSLSKDEIQEIVMNDERTIKQLGDRTPKNIIIVPGKIINIVG, from the coding sequence ATGCAATATAATCCTAATGAAATTGAACCAAAATGGCAAAAATTTTGGATCGATAACAAAACATTTAAAGCTGATAACAATTCAGATAAACCTAAATTTTATGTATTAGACATGTTCCCTTATCCATCTGGAGCGGGATTGCACGTTGGTCACCCACTGGGGTACATCGCGTCTGATATCTTTGCACGTTACAAAAAATTAAAAGGTTTCAATGTTTTACACCCAATAGGATACGATTCATTTGGTTTACCTGCAGAACAATATGCCATCCAAACAGGACAGCATCCAGCAGTGACAACTAAAGTAAATATTGAAGGTGGAGTTGATAAGCAAGGAAATGTAATCGCGGGTTACGAGAATCAATTGAAGAAAATTGGAATGGGATATGATTGGGATCGTGAGATTCGTACATCAAACCCAGAATACTACAAATGGACACAATGGATTTTCAACCAATTATTCGATTCATATTACGATAATACAACTGATAAGGCGGAACCAATCAGCAAATTAGTTGAAACATTCAAAGCAGAAGGAAATGCCAATGTAAATGCCGTTGCAGACGAAGATGTAACAATCTTTACTGCCGATGAATGGAATGCTTACTCTGAAAAAGAGCAACAAGCAATCTTACTAAAATACCGTTTAACATTTTTAGCGGAAGCAGAAGTAAACTGGTGTGCAGATTTAGGAACTGTATTAGCAAACGACGAAGTAATCAACGGATTATCTGAGCGTGGTGGATATCCAGTTGTGCGTAAAAAAATGACACAATGGATGATGCGTATTACCGCTTATGCCGATCGTTTATTAACAGGATTAGATGGATTAGATTGGTCAGATGCGATCAAAGAAGCGCAACGTAACTGGATTGGAAAATCAAAAGGGGCGTCTATTTTCTTTGATGTGGTTGGAAACGAAGAAAAAATAGAAGTTTTCACCACTCGTCCTGATACAGTTTTCGGTGTTTCTTATGTAACATTAGCGCCAGAACACCCATTAGTTGCTGAAATTACAACAGAAGAATACAAAGCAAAAGTTGACGCTTACGTTGATTACACTTCAAAACGTTCGGAGCGTGATCGTTTAGCGGATGCGAAAAATATTACAGGAGAGTTCACAGGAGCTTATGCGATTCACCCATTTACAGGAAAACAAGTTCCGATTTGGATTGGTGATTACGTGTTAGCATCTTACGGAACGGGAGCTGTTATGGCTGTTCCTGCTGGTGATGAGCGTGATTTTGCTTTTGCAAACCACTTCAATTTACCAATTATCAATATTTTCAAAGGTCAAGATATTTCGGAAGCAGCTTTTACTGAAAAAGGTGGATTCGAATTACAAGATTCTGATTTCTTAAACGGATTAGATTACAAAGAAGCCGTTGAAAAAATTATTGCCGCTTTAGAAGAAAAAGGAGTTGGAAAAGGAAAAACAAACTTCCGTTTACGCGAAGCGGTATTCTCTCGTCAACGTTATTGGGGAGAACCAGTTCCGGTTTATTTTAAAGACGGAATGCCTTATACCATTCCAACAGAAGCGTTACCAATTATCTTACCTGAAGTCGATGAGTATTTACCAACTTCTGACGGTGAGCCACCTTTAGGACGCGCGACTCAATGGGCTTTTGATACAACAACAAATCAAGTTGTGGATAATAGCTTAATCAACAACGAAACAATTTTCCCAATCGAGTTGAATACTATGCCAGGATGGGCAGGATCTTCTTGGTACTGGTTACGTTATATGGACGCGAAAAACGAAGAAGAATTCGTTTCTCAATCGGCAGCTAACTATTGGCAAAATGTAGATTTATACTTAGGTGGATCAGAGCACGCAACAGGTCACTTATTATATTCTCGTTTCTGGCAAAAATTTTTATTTGACAAAGGATTAGTACCTACAGACGAATACGCGAAGAAATTAATCAATCAAGGGATGATTTTAGGAATGAGTGCGTTTGCTTACCGTATCAACGGAACAAATACATTCGTGTCTCAAGGACTAAAAGATCAATACGAGACAACTCCAATCCACGTTGACGTAAATATGTTAAAAGATGGTGGAGACGAATTAGATACAGATCAATTCAAAGCGTGGCGTGAAGATTATGCAAATGCTGAATTCATTTTAGAAGACGGTAAATTCATTACAGGTCGTGAGGTGGAGAAAATGTCGAAATCGAAATACAACGTTTTAACACCGGATACCATTTGTGACGAATACGGAGCAGATGCTTTACGTTTATACGAAATGTTCTTAGGACCTTTAGAGCAATCTAAACCATGGAATACACAAGGATTATCTGGCGTTTACTCTTTCTTAAAGAAATTCTGGCGTTTATATCACTCAGGAGCAGAAGAAACATTCTTCGTTTCGGATGATGAACCAACGAAAGAAGAAATGAAAGCGTTACACCAAACGATCAAGAAAGTAGACGAAGACGTGAACAATTTCTCGTTCAACACATCGGTTTCTACATTTATGATTGCAGTGAACGAATTAGGTAAATTAAAATCAAATAAACGTGCTATTTTAGAGCCGTTGGCAATTGTTCTTTCTCCTTATGCGCCTCACATTGCAGAAGAATTATGGTCGAAATTAGGGCACGACACTTCAATTGCAGAAGCGGAATTTCCAGTTTTTGAAGAGAAATGGTTAGTTGCAGATTCAAAAGAATATCCAGTTTCTTTCAATGGTAAAATGAAATTCTTATTAGAATTACCTTTATCATTATCAAAAGACGAAATTCAAGAAATTGTAATGAACGACGAACGTACAATCAAACAATTAGGAGATCGTACACCAAAGAACATTATCATTGTTCCTGGAAAAATTATCAATATCGTAGGATAG
- a CDS encoding sensor histidine kinase: MASNFKIYNLFIYALFTTIFIAIGFTGFTYLWFGNINFIIENIPFFIVLIAMILVGLNVFLFVIIRHQRRKDFTQLSKNLPQISSEEVDFEGLSQKISDITEVQSKEIDFLNERENYRREFLGNISHELKTPLFSVQGYLLTLIEGGIDDENIRDKYLNRINKSVDRLIYLVRDLDMISELEKGRIDIQNNPFNLVALIQDVIDLLEIKAEKNNIRLVLNHPSDYTLRVVGDIEKIQQVLINLIVNAINYSDENTTIKIELKETEDAVKIMVKDQGVGIKNEDLSRIFERFYRVDKSRNRNQGGSGLGLAIVKHILEAHNQKIYVQSKVGKGSTFYFYLRKAL; this comes from the coding sequence ATGGCTTCTAACTTTAAGATATATAATCTTTTCATCTACGCCTTATTCACGACCATTTTTATTGCAATCGGCTTTACAGGATTCACTTACCTTTGGTTTGGTAATATTAATTTTATTATCGAAAATATTCCTTTTTTCATTGTGTTAATCGCAATGATTTTAGTTGGTTTAAATGTATTTCTTTTTGTAATTATTAGACATCAACGCCGAAAAGATTTTACTCAATTATCTAAAAACCTACCTCAAATCTCTTCCGAAGAAGTTGATTTTGAAGGTTTATCTCAAAAAATTTCAGATATCACGGAAGTGCAATCCAAAGAAATCGATTTCCTAAATGAGCGTGAGAACTATCGACGTGAATTTTTAGGAAATATTTCTCATGAATTGAAAACCCCTCTATTCTCTGTACAAGGATATTTACTAACTTTAATTGAAGGTGGTATTGACGATGAAAATATTCGTGATAAATACTTGAACCGAATCAATAAATCTGTGGATCGTTTAATATACTTAGTACGTGATCTGGATATGATTTCGGAACTAGAAAAAGGTCGAATTGACATTCAAAATAATCCATTTAATCTTGTAGCCTTGATTCAGGATGTCATTGATTTACTTGAAATCAAAGCAGAAAAAAACAATATTCGATTGGTGCTAAATCATCCTTCCGATTATACCTTACGCGTTGTTGGTGATATTGAAAAAATCCAACAAGTACTAATTAACCTTATCGTAAATGCGATCAATTATTCGGATGAGAATACAACGATTAAAATCGAATTAAAAGAAACCGAAGATGCAGTGAAAATAATGGTAAAAGACCAAGGTGTTGGAATTAAAAACGAAGATTTATCCCGTATTTTTGAACGTTTTTATCGTGTCGACAAATCAAGAAATCGTAATCAAGGTGGCTCTGGACTTGGTTTAGCTATTGTTAAACATATCCTTGAAGCGCACAATCAAAAGATTTATGTCCAAAGTAAAGTGGGAAAAGGATCAACTTTTTATTTTTATTTGAGGAAAGCTCTTTAA
- a CDS encoding response regulator transcription factor translates to MKNIKILLVDDEPDILEFIGYNLKKEGFEIETASNGIEGLKMAKIFKPDLILLDVMMPLMDGMEMCTELRKLDSFKDTLVVFLSARAEDFSQLAGYEAGANDYILKPIKPKVLISKLNALLKLKNNHEIAPDELIQLNNFEINRETYKVTFQNEEFLLPRKEFELIALLASNPERVFKREEILEKVWGNEVVVGGRTIDVHMRKLREKFGNDRFSTIKGIGYKIND, encoded by the coding sequence ATGAAAAACATCAAAATACTTTTAGTTGACGACGAACCAGATATTTTAGAATTTATTGGTTACAACTTAAAAAAAGAAGGTTTCGAAATTGAAACAGCATCAAATGGCATTGAAGGATTGAAAATGGCAAAAATTTTTAAACCGGATTTGATTCTATTGGATGTGATGATGCCACTTATGGATGGGATGGAAATGTGTACAGAATTACGCAAATTGGATTCGTTTAAAGATACTTTAGTAGTATTTCTTTCAGCACGAGCGGAAGATTTTTCGCAATTAGCAGGATACGAAGCGGGAGCAAATGATTATATTCTAAAACCGATTAAACCAAAAGTCTTAATCAGTAAATTAAATGCATTATTAAAGTTAAAAAACAATCATGAGATTGCTCCTGATGAATTAATCCAATTGAATAATTTTGAAATCAACCGTGAAACATATAAAGTAACTTTTCAAAATGAAGAATTCTTATTACCTCGCAAAGAATTTGAATTGATTGCATTGTTAGCTTCTAATCCTGAACGCGTGTTTAAACGAGAAGAAATTTTAGAAAAAGTATGGGGAAATGAAGTCGTTGTAGGTGGTCGTACTATTGATGTTCATATGCGTAAATTGCGCGAAAAATTTGGAAATGATCGATTCTCTACCATCAAAGGAATAGGTTATAAAATTAATGATTAA
- a CDS encoding TonB-dependent receptor domain-containing protein, with protein sequence MKKNVTMLLALLSAGVFAQSHVEVKGVLYNEQTKERLSDTKFTIDDIGIEAHTDHEGNFTIEVPEDAYEIELLVEGFQRTKQIISSEQGIQFYLIPEKIKSEDIDLSTAVVTVQRNKASEANLLNLQKKSTQMIENIGEVEMNRKGVSDAAGAVAKMSGVAKQEGTGNVFVRGLGDRYNSTSLNGLPIPSENPANKNIKLDLFSTDIIEYISMFKTYNSRINADFGGANVDITSKKYDGKGFIQIGLGTAINSNAIDNKAYQLQNGPNYWGFKKTSIPSNVLAGYHFQNSLNPKSRPSIGGSMNVKGGKSYRFNNGSKFGFFASGSFDSKGERLEQGVARTVDAHGNGIKDFHQFTSNQYNTNTTGLVNLFYDINPHHQLRANSIFINNSSQSFNEYRGYVRDINENENGLVRRATFERNTLFINQLLGDHKISERSEFNWGISFNTIKSEMPDRIQNTMRFADGQYFLASQDASLSHRYFQELIENEWAANLAYSLKFGVDGSDYKAKLSIGYQGRLKQRELEANQFNLKINRGDIAVNPNQLDDFFNPMNYGSYFLISTFDSYNGTYRPQEYTGEQNIQAGFAEFEYHFSDRLMAIVGLRGEYIHQLVDWRTALSEGKNEFDQFEVLPSLAVRYKMNDKNNLRFAASKTYTLPQFKERAMFVYEDVTEIERGNPMLYASTNYNADLKWEWFPKQGEILSVAAFGKYILDPINKVTIASSANDQSYANTGDWGYAIGVEVEARKAIIDHKGDHPEQLTLGLNAAYMHTKQELNDHKVFEETYFNGGRINTNFTFAEDRFTGASDLVLNADVSYSKKWEKGSSLLATVAYNYFSDRLYSLGTETRGNQVDKGFGTLDFILRTMVNENIGINFAAKNLLNPDIRRVQENLNGAVDILSYKRGMNFSLGINYKF encoded by the coding sequence ATGAAAAAGAATGTAACAATGCTATTGGCCTTATTAAGTGCTGGTGTATTTGCACAGAGTCATGTCGAAGTAAAAGGAGTTCTTTACAATGAACAAACAAAGGAGCGATTATCGGATACCAAATTTACCATTGATGATATTGGTATTGAAGCTCATACTGATCATGAGGGAAATTTTACCATCGAGGTGCCTGAAGATGCATATGAAATTGAACTCTTAGTGGAAGGCTTTCAACGTACGAAGCAAATCATTAGTTCAGAACAAGGTATTCAATTTTATTTGATTCCAGAAAAGATAAAGTCAGAAGATATCGATCTTTCTACTGCTGTAGTTACCGTTCAACGCAATAAAGCGTCCGAAGCAAATCTGTTGAATTTGCAAAAAAAATCTACTCAGATGATAGAAAATATCGGAGAAGTGGAGATGAACCGTAAAGGGGTTAGCGATGCAGCAGGTGCTGTGGCAAAAATGTCTGGAGTCGCCAAACAAGAGGGAACAGGAAATGTTTTTGTAAGAGGGTTAGGAGACCGTTATAATTCGACATCATTAAATGGTTTACCGATTCCTTCAGAAAACCCAGCAAATAAAAATATCAAGTTGGATCTATTTTCAACAGATATCATCGAATATATCTCGATGTTTAAAACTTACAATAGTAGAATCAATGCTGATTTTGGTGGCGCTAATGTAGATATCACTTCAAAGAAATACGATGGAAAAGGTTTTATACAAATTGGTTTAGGAACAGCTATTAATTCCAACGCCATTGATAATAAAGCTTATCAATTACAAAACGGACCAAATTATTGGGGATTTAAAAAGACTTCTATTCCATCAAATGTTTTAGCAGGATACCATTTCCAAAACAGTTTAAACCCTAAGTCAAGACCATCAATTGGAGGTTCGATGAATGTAAAAGGAGGAAAAAGTTATCGATTTAATAATGGATCAAAATTCGGATTTTTTGCTTCAGGTTCATTCGATAGTAAGGGGGAACGTTTGGAACAAGGTGTAGCACGAACAGTGGATGCCCATGGAAATGGAATAAAAGATTTTCATCAATTCACAAGCAACCAATATAATACCAATACCACGGGATTAGTTAACCTTTTCTACGATATTAATCCGCATCATCAACTTAGAGCAAATAGTATTTTTATCAATAATTCTTCTCAATCGTTCAATGAATACCGCGGTTATGTGCGTGATATTAATGAGAATGAAAATGGTCTGGTTCGTCGTGCAACGTTTGAACGAAATACTTTATTCATCAATCAATTATTGGGTGATCATAAAATCAGCGAACGATCGGAATTCAATTGGGGAATTTCTTTTAATACGATAAAAAGTGAAATGCCCGATCGTATTCAAAATACAATGCGATTTGCTGATGGTCAGTATTTCTTAGCAAGTCAGGATGCTTCATTAAGTCATCGTTATTTCCAAGAATTAATTGAAAATGAATGGGCAGCGAACTTAGCCTACAGCTTAAAATTTGGTGTAGATGGATCGGATTATAAAGCGAAATTATCGATTGGTTATCAAGGACGTTTGAAGCAACGTGAATTGGAAGCGAATCAATTCAATTTAAAAATCAATCGAGGTGATATCGCTGTGAATCCAAATCAATTGGACGATTTCTTCAATCCAATGAATTATGGTTCTTATTTCTTAATTTCTACTTTCGACAGCTACAATGGAACCTATCGCCCACAAGAATATACAGGAGAACAAAACATTCAGGCAGGATTTGCGGAATTCGAATATCATTTTTCAGATCGATTAATGGCAATTGTTGGTTTACGAGGAGAATATATTCATCAATTGGTGGATTGGCGAACAGCTTTATCGGAAGGTAAAAATGAGTTTGATCAATTTGAAGTCTTACCAAGTTTAGCGGTGCGTTATAAGATGAATGATAAAAATAATCTACGTTTTGCCGCATCTAAAACTTATACGTTACCACAATTTAAGGAACGTGCCATGTTTGTGTATGAAGATGTAACAGAAATTGAACGAGGAAATCCAATGCTATATGCGTCGACGAATTACAATGCCGATTTAAAATGGGAATGGTTCCCCAAACAAGGTGAAATTTTATCGGTAGCTGCTTTTGGAAAATATATTTTAGATCCGATCAATAAAGTAACCATCGCTTCATCAGCCAACGATCAATCCTATGCCAATACGGGAGATTGGGGATATGCCATCGGAGTTGAGGTCGAAGCAAGGAAAGCAATTATAGATCATAAAGGAGATCATCCAGAGCAATTAACGCTTGGACTGAATGCGGCTTATATGCACACTAAACAAGAATTAAACGATCATAAAGTCTTCGAAGAAACCTATTTCAATGGTGGGCGAATCAACACCAACTTCACATTTGCTGAAGATCGTTTTACAGGTGCTTCCGATTTAGTTTTAAATGCAGATGTTTCTTATTCTAAGAAATGGGAAAAAGGAAGCAGCTTATTAGCAACAGTAGCTTACAACTATTTTTCTGACCGATTATATTCATTAGGAACAGAAACGAGAGGAAACCAAGTGGATAAAGGATTTGGAACTTTAGATTTCATTTTAAGAACAATGGTTAATGAAAATATCGGAATCAATTTCGCTGCGAAAAATCTATTGAATCCGGATATCCGTCGTGTTCAAGAAAACTTGAATGGAGCAGTAGATATTTTGAGTTACAAGCGAGGAATGAACTTCAGCTTAGGGATCAACTACAAATTTTAA